Genomic segment of Gemmatimonadota bacterium:
AGAAATGAACGCGCCGGCGAGTGTCGAGAGGGCCAGCAGCGTGACCGTATCGATTTTGGCCTTGGTCACACCAAGCCGTTCAACCATCTGCGCGATTTCACGTGGAGGATGGGCGTCGGCGAAAAATGGAGTTTCGTTCATACGGTTTTGTTGTGAGAATCCAACTGCTGGATTTCCGCTGGCGTCAACTTCCGCCATTCCCCTTTGGCAAGCTCTCCGAGCTTGAGCCCACCGATACTCACGCGCACGAGACGTAACACTTCAATGCCGAGTTCTGCGAGCAATCGGCGGATGTGACGATTTTTCCCTTCATCGAGGACGATCTCGAGCCATGTGCTGCTCCGCGAGCCGACGCGGAGCAGTGCGACGCGCACGACCCCAAGTGCTTCGCCGGAACTCTGCTCGACGACCCCCATCGCGACGCGCCCAATGGTCGCTTCGTCCACGAGTCCACGCACTTGTACATGGTACGTTTTCTCAACGTGCGATGCCGGATCGAGTAGTCGCGCCGACCACTGCGT
This window contains:
- a CDS encoding pseudouridine synthase, with product MTAGTAGTVSIARGLSKLGVCSRAEGERLVAAGRVTVDGRIIRDVSFRLRPETAVIAVDGVRVARAERVYVALNKPRGLVTTRDDPQGRETIYDCLEGAALPFVGPVGRLDKASEGLLLLTNDTQWSARLLDPASHVEKTYHVQVRGLVDEATIGRVAMGVVEQSSGEALGVVRVALLRVGSRSSTWLEIVLDEGKNRHIRRLLAELGIEVLRLVRVSIGGLKLGELAKGEWRKLTPAEIQQLDSHNKTV